Part of the Jatrophihabitans sp. GAS493 genome, GGCACGGCGGACGGGCCGCCCGACTGCTTGGCCAACCGCGCCAGCAGTTCAGTGACCTTCGCGAAGACCCCACCCAACTCGGTGAGAGCCTGGGCTATCCGCTGCAGCAACTCGGCCACTCGGTCGACGATGCCGATCGCCTTCTCGACTCCCTCGGCCGTCTCGCCGAGAATCGCGGCCTGCGCGGCCGCCTGACTGGCCCCGAAGGTAGCCAGCGAGGAGGCGGCGGCTGAGGCCTCGACGACGATCATGTATTCGACGACCTGGGCCAGGATGTCGGTGACCAGGCCCTCCGCGCCAGTCATGAGCTCGGCGCTCGTCTGCAGCAGCATCACCACGCCGTCGCAGGCGCCGGCGGCCCCGGCAACGGTGCCGGTGAACTCGTGCATCGTCGCGTCGAAGGCCCGGGACGCCTCACCCGTCCAGGTGCCGCGGGTCGCCGCAGCGGTCTGGTCGATGCGCGGGCCGGCCGCGCACAGCCCGGCGGCCAGACCCTTCCACTGCTCGGCGCGGGCGTTCAGCGAGGCGG contains:
- a CDS encoding WXG100 family type VII secretion target; translation: MMSNPAATISTKESLLAVMENLKADEFARLGSDVATLVGPSRGVAEDANAVEHELVDAGLTFLSGLIEPLRQCLELVTGDAASLNARAEQWKGLAAGLCAAGPRIDQTAAATRGTWTGEASRAFDATMHEFTGTVAGAAGACDGVVMLLQTSAELMTGAEGLVTDILAQVVEYMIVVEASAAASSLATFGASQAAAQAAILGETAEGVEKAIGIVDRVAELLQRIAQALTELGGVFAKVTELLARLAKQSGGPSAVPPSEARPGLDRPVSP